Genomic segment of Meles meles chromosome 17, mMelMel3.1 paternal haplotype, whole genome shotgun sequence:
catataataaataaatgtggtatatacagacacattcacaaaCATACCCATATATACGCAACTATACATGTTCTGGAAAGAAATGCAAACTTCATTTCTTACTGAACTATGGTTTAAAAACTCTGAAAGCTCCTGCCTCAGAATCTGGACTACTTTAGAAAGTATAAAGTTGCATGACTATTTTTGTTAATCACTGTGGAAAAATCACGTATGGTGAATATTAACTGAATATACAAATTTGTTATGGTATCCTGTAtcaattttataaattctaaaatttggaagattaaaaatatattaggtaggacttaaatttttttatacatattgaGTAAAATACCATGAAGCATTAGAAACAATGTTGGGTTCAATAATTAATGGATATATAGTTTAGTCAGCATATGTCACATATTAAGTAGGAAGTTTTCTCACTTACCTATTACCATATTCAAAATATCATCATTTTCATCTATTAAAGGGTCCATGCAAACCATATCCAGGAGTTCCATTAGCTGCTTTTGAAGACAATAGGCCTCCTTGAAAAGAGCCTGGAGAAGATCTGAAACTAGGTGTAAATGCCCAGAATAGACTGATTCACTATCCTGAtcacaaataaaaatgagagaattagCAAATCATAAAAAAGCTCAAGAGCCAAATTTACTTTAACTCATTCCATCACTGTACATAACTTTAGTGCTTTCTCCTAAATTACACTTTACTCATTAAACAAATGTTTAGTAACCATCCGTTATGTATCGTGTACTTTAAGAAACACGGGCATGTATAAAGCATGATCTCTGACCTTGGAAATATAGAACTAAAAGCGAGATACGTAACGTTCGGTCAGTACCTGACTTTTAACACCCTATCACCAAAGAGAAGCATTAGTTAAACCAGTGATTTGATTCACCCAATGAAGACCAGTATCAAAACTGCCAGTGACCCACAAATCCTATGCCAGCTTTTATGCTTTAAAGCTGCCTCAGGAATGTAGACATGGACTACAAAAGGGCTGGCGTCCTTTTATAGGTACCTAATCATTAAGGAAATCATCTGGTCCACCAATACCATGACAGAACAATTTCAGGATTCCTGTGACTCAACACAAATCtgtgtctcttctttctttatagaaaggaaaaacaaaacaaacaaaaaaaacaaaaccacaaaagtcCATTTTTAATCACTTCCTTATAACCACTTATTttcaaacaaatatttacatACGGGCACACCTCAGAAATAGCTCAGGTTCGACTGCAGACTACTGCAataaaatgagttaaataaaGTTTCTGTtctcccagtgcatataaaagttatgtttatattCCTCTGCAGTTTAAGTGTGCAAAAGCATTATGTTGAAAAAAAGTGTATATACcttaactaaaaaatatttattgctaaaaaatactAACCagcatctgagctttcagcaagtcataatcactgatcacagatcaccatgacgaataatgaaaatgtttgaaacatttccaaaattaCCAGAATGTGAAGAAGAGACATGAAATAAGCAAATGTTATTGGAAAAAATGGCACCAACAGACTTGCTGGACATAGGGTTGCCACAAGCCTACGACTTGTAAAAAACAGCATCTGCAGAGTGCAATAAAACTAAGTATGACTGTACGTGGTTCTTTGTTCTATGGAAAAGTCTACTCCAGTAATACAGGCTAACATGCAAAATCTTATGTCCAACACTATTTTCCTCAGCCCTTTTGCCTGTGGATTTCAGGCCATTTAAAGTATACTTAAACTCATACTCACCTTACAATGTACAAATGTACTTTTGATTACATGTAGGATGGAGGAGGGAAGACTATGAATGTTTTCTAGAATGATGGAGTCCTGGGTGGCACAGACATGCTGAACACATCCTGTAAGAGCTGCTAAGAGCTGCACCATTGTCTGGAAATAAGGAGAGAATTTCATTCACACTATGTTTTTGTTCACAAACATAAAAAGTTATCAAACATGCTGGGTACTAggaatacagcagtgaacaaaatagatcCTGTATTCCTCCTTCACTGAACTTTAGTCTATCAGAACTACAAATATTGGAACAACTGGCCAgccatttagttttttaaaagtcagaatcCTAACCCACACATCAAAGCATATGGCAGGTGTTCTACATACAAGTTTTGAAATTATAGGTAGGGCAAGCTATCTTCATCACTTGTCTTATATAAGTTTGGTGTTTATTCAGCATGAAACtgtataaaaaaatacaatatttttttgcATTCATATCTTTAAGTCTATAAATTTAATTCTAGCAGTGGGCCACTACATAAAGGATATATAGCTAATTAATATCAGTATAAAAATTCTTACACTGTTCAAGGTCTTCCCCCATACCCTTTCTAATAAATTTGACATACCTGTAAAATATTCCTTAGAGTGGTCTGGATTTCTAAATTATGGCTTGACAGTCCTCTGGCTTGACTGGTTAACTCGTACATCATGTCATCAAATAATTTCACAGTCTGGGAAAAGCAAGCATGTTAAAAGAGGAGTAACAGAAAACACAAGAGAGGAAAgacatatctttaaagaaaaaaaaaatcagactttttTTATTAGTAATAGCCACACGATATTATCTAGCTTAACACCTGCACTTAATAAACAATGCATATGTTTTTCTATAAAACAGTCATATAacacaatcttttaaaaacttcagaCAGAAATTGATTTGTTGTCCATTTCTGTGGTTCGAATCTATTTAATAACATCCATGTAAAAAtcacccaaagttcatttttttggtgCTATAACAAAGGTGAGTGCTACTCTAAACAATAAAAGTTGATGGTCTTCACCAATCGACATTCACATGAGTATTTATAAGTGTATTTTCTGGGGGTGATGATGAATTTGTGTTGAATTACCTATTCCCTTGCATTCTAAATAGTTTCCCGTTTTGATCAACTAAAAATACCATTCCTGGGTTAGAGGTACTATATGTGACCTTAGaactaagttttttgtttttcgggtttttttttttttaatgttatattcgtcaccatacagtacatcgttAGCTTTTGACGAactgttccaagatttattgtttacctataacacccagtgctccatgcaatacaggccctccttaataaccaccacagggccaacccatcccccactccctcccctctaaaaccctcagtttgtttctcagagtccaccatCTCTCATAAGaactaagttctttttttttggtctgtgaaATTAGCTACCCTAAGATCTCAATACTCAGATTTTTCTAAACAATTTAAATGGCCTAAACATTGCAAGAATAACAACACAATGTAATTAATAGGACACTTTTTCCCAAAGGCAAGCTAACACTCAACATCCTTATTTTAATCTACATAACAGTTGGATCTTTTTCTGGTAGTCAAGAACAAATTCTAAGAAACTTTTAGATAGAGAACAGTAGAATGAATATGAGTAATAGAAATTCTGATGATTACCTGCTTCAAAGCTAAAgttgaaaaacttttaaaaaaatgttttacttttggCACCAAAATTCCTTTAattccttcaattaaaaaaatgcctgtgcttttcagagaaaaaatataCTATTATGTATCTAAAAGGTAACAGGAAATAGAGTAAAAGGTAAAATAACAGTTGCTGAACTTAATGTCTTTTCTTGGTTATTTGATTTTACCACCattccagcctttttttttattctaagacTTCTTCAATAAAATTTGGCTccaggggagcctaggtggctcagtcagttgaatgtcaaactcttggtttcagctcaggtcctggtctcagggttgtgagatctagccctgcatagGTCTTCGTACTCCctagggaatctgcttgggattctttctccttctccctgtgctcctcccccatgctctctcctgccttctctctctaaaataaatatataaatcttttttaaaaattagacccATTTTTCTAGACAACAAAATTTAACAATTATTAATAAACTCTACAGAGAAGATCTTAGCTAACTTCATTACTCAtcccaaatatttattgtttattttaattcaattaaatacAGAAGCACTTTAAATTACCTACAAAtaatataaattcaattaaaGGATCTATGCTACTTAAAATGAGAATAGTTTTTAATCACCTCATGATCACACTAATACCATTATGTTCTCACCTGAGATCTATTTCTTACTAAATTATTTGTATATCAAATATGTCtgatacagtaaaaaaaaaaaaaaggagccaaagTTAAGAACAAATGATTTAAAACTGAGCATAGATTTAAACAGCCTTAGAACACGTAGATGACTCATAGTACTCCACCTTCGGCAGCACTTGTGAGAAGAAAGTCTCTTCCAGTGTCAGGTGGTTCACATGAGGTAAAAACATTTCCACAATAACTTTCAGAATTTCTATAAAGCAAAATAGTAACATATTTCTAAGTCACGTGGGCCAACAAAGATCACCACCCCTTTCCCAACTGCAAGAATATGTAAGTACTACCAATCTGAAGGTTTGTAGTTTCAAAAATGCCATTTTCTATGTAGAAAAACTatgtttattaaaagattttattggaacatgtgggtggctcagtcagttgggtgtctgcctttggcccaggtcacgatcctgggaccctgggatggagcccagcatccagctccttactcagcgggtaacctgcttctctctctgcctggcactccccctgcttgtgtgctctctctctctgacaagtaagtaaataatctttttaaaaaatttatttcacacacacacacacacacacacacacgagtggggtggggggaggagaggaagaggaagagaaagaagcagactcctcttgagcaaggagcctgacacaggactcgatcccagggcccggagattatgacctgagccaaaggcaaacacttaaccgactgagccacccaggcacccctatgtaaaCAAACTATTAAGTATCTaaaataataacaagaaaacaaaaactcaaaaaaaaaaatctgtatgtccAGTCTTTGTGGACCACTTAAAGGGTGTGGGTACATCTACTGAATAGAATTTGCTATCATTATAATCACTATTAGAGATCATTTAAaaccatgaaaaaatattcacaatactTTAAGGTTAAATGATCAAGCTTCCAAAATAGTATAATCCCAATCtcaatatacacatgtatatacaaagAATAATAGCCTGGCAAGAATGTAtagaatcaaaatgaaaatgttctataccAAAATCTTAACCATTTCATATTAATGgatatttcattatcttttctgattttctgcatgtttcaaattttctacaatgaacatGTACAAATATTCACTGTAGAAATATATATACTCaggataaaaaaattatttaaaaaaactaaacccAACAGGCAACACAGATTGAAAATCATAAATATCCACAACCAGAGTGAAGTGTAAATAGCATAAGCTAACTCAAAATATGAGTAAACTGTGTAGTCTGGTCTTTAATTCATCTCTTCTCctaactaaataagtaaataaataagccaaGTAAGATTAAAGGACACAGACAAGATGAGAAAGTCAACCTGAAAGCAGACAGCAAATGAGGTTTTATGCAAGTCTAACCAGTTTAACAAccaacatttaaaatttcaatgtGCTCATAATATGGACATTATCAACAGTTCAGATACCCATCCgaaataaaatttgaaggaatttggtcattttaagccactgaaatttAGAGGCTGTAACACTAACCACTAGAATACATTTAAAGGGAgtatgggagcacctgggtggctcagtgggttaaaggctctgcctttggctcaggtcatgatcccagggtcctgggatcgagccccgaatcgggctctctgctcagcggggagcctgcttccccccccccaccccctctctgcccacctctctgcctacctgtgatctctgtcaaataaataaaatctttttttttttaataaataaaatctttaaagggagTATGAAACTGTACTGAGATATGAAGGACTCAGTTTTTAATGGCATCAAAGTAAACAATTAAGATAATTTTACTTACGAATATGCTCAATCCAATCGTCAGAATGCTGATACATAGagtaaaaaaattaaggaaggtAACAGTATCACAGTAATAAGATATTCACTGCTAAGAATAAATCTACAAAGCAGCCTTCTTGAAGTTCAGGCAATATTCAGTAAGAAATTGcaattaaattcaaattcaaattacttaattttacttttaaaaatttaatgttctTAGGTAAACAAACTATAATATAATGAAAGTACTTCAAGGAAATACTTTCAAAACTGAGCAGGGGATAAAATTGTCTTTTCAAACTATGTGTAACTGACATGCTTTTGACAGAGAAACTACTGTAACAACCCACGGATTTCTGGtttctaaaacagaaaaggaatttcCTCCTCCTCTGAACCTCTCCAGTATTTTATTTGCACCTGTATAAAGTCACTCaacactttcttcttttcatgTTACTTGTGTGACTCTTAAAAAGCTTGTCAGACTGGAATTCTCCTGCACATAGCAGACACATAAATCTGATAGTAAGTTTTCCTACCTCCATTACAAAAGTTGCGGTAATCCCACTATAAACTGTACACTTGTACAGCATTAAGAATTATAAGAAgttcttattataaaataaatattaaaggatgTCAGCAAGAAAAGTGAACAGATCATAACTCCAGAACACTAACACAAGCACTGATTCTTCTGACAGCTTACTTTGCACACGTTAATTTCACAGCAGCAATCAAAATGAGGCAGTCATTAACTCGTTTTACTTATTTGGAGGGGGTTGAATTTGCCTTACAGAAAATTTTCAGCAAAGGTCAAAAAAACTCTCGCCCCTTCCAAAATTAAACCTAATTTATGATTATGCAGACATGCAGGTAATGACTGGAAAATATGTAAAAggcaaaatatgaaaataatgtttGTGTGATGTGACTATAATTAAAAACTTATCCTTCTTGAAAACTGgcgggttggggcgcctgggtgcctccgtggttaagggtctgcctttggctcagctcatggtcccagggagctgggatcgagccccgcatcgggctccctgctctgcgggaagcctgcttctccctctcccactcccctgctggtgcgccctctctcgttgtgtctgtgaaataaataaaatcttagaaaaaaaaaaaagacaaaagacaagaCTGGGGGAAGAAGAGGTTTAGGCTGCCCTGCAGGCGGTCTGAGGTGCAGAACCGAGCGGGAACGCGGACCCGCAGCTACTGAAGGCCGCACAGCCCGAAGGGCAGAGAGGACCCGCGCTCCGCCCCGCGTGGCCTGGACCACTGCCCAGCAGGTTCGGAGCGGGCGGACGGCTACGCGCTCTCCCAGTCAGTCGTCGAGGACCGCGGCTCTGAGCCTGCGCGACGTCCAAGAAACGCTGTGCAGCTCGGCGGGGCCGCGCCCACGCGACGCGAGAACGTGTCCCCGAGGCGGCGCGTGCGTCTGCCCGCGGCTGGGAGAATCCGACGCTCCCCGGACTGAAGGTCGTTCTTCCTTCACGCGCAGCTTCGTGCTGAAGGCGGGCTCCCGGCTGGGCTGCCGGAGGGCCGGCTTCCGGGCGCCCACAGCGAGACTAACCGGGCGGCTTCGGGCGGCCGAGGCGGCCAGCCCCCCGGACGCAGCAGGCGAGCCACCTGCGCGGCAGCAGCTCCTCCTCGACGGCCACGACGGGAAGGGCCCCGGGAAGAGGACGGCGCGCGCGTTCCCTGAGCCGCTCACGCCCCCGGCGCCAGGCACGTCCGCGCGCGTCGGTGCCCGCAGCGCTGCGGGGCCCGCACGGTCGCAGCGTCTCGACCCAGCGCTCGGCCGTCTCCGCCTCAGCAGCGGGCAGGGCTCGTCTGCCCCTCACTCAGCGGACCGGTCAGGCCCGTAGCCGTCCCCCGCGCTGCCCCGGCGAACGCGTCCGCCCCGACTGCACGTGCCGGGCGGCCACCGAGGACTCAGCGGCACAGGGAATGGACGAGACGCCACAGGCTCGGACCCCGCCGGGCGGCCACCGGCGCGAACCCGCCCGCGCTCCCGGCGCCCGcgcttcccccgccccctcctcggCCTCGGCGGCTCCTCCGTCCACCCGCGACCAGCGAGGGTTCAGACCTCAGAAGCGGCCCCCCCGGCCGCCAGCGCGCCGCGGCCAGAGTGAAGCCGCGAGGCCCGCGCTCCTCCTCCGTGGGGGCGAGGGCCCGGGAAGGATATGAGGAGCCGCGGCAGGACGGACGGCAGCTCCCGGCGGCACAGCTCCTCGGGCCAGCTCCTCAACTCCTCCAGCGGCGCCGCGCGTCCCTCCGACATGCCTCCCCGCGCGCAGCTTCGAGCCGGCCCGCCACCGCCCAGACCGGAAGCTCCCGGCAGGCCTTGCGAGCTCTCGCGGGCGCCAGGACCATAGAGAGGGGGCGGGCGGCGCTCCCGGGACGCTCGAGCCGCGCCTGTTTGGCCCGCGGAGGACTCGCCTCGCCGGTGCGCGCTCCGCTTCCCGAGGGAGGGCCCGGCGTGGCGCGCGGACTGTCCGCGCGGGCTGCCCGGACCTTCTCGGGCCGCGAGCGTTCTCAGGTCCGGGTCGCTGACGCGCCGCCCTGACGCGCTTTGGGGGGTGCAGGCGGAAGCCCCCAGACTTGCCACCGCCTGTTCCTGCGACTTCTGGGCTCCCGGGCCACCTGGGACGTGAGGCCAGAAACGAATCCGAGCCCCGGGGCGCGGGGGGTGTGGGTAGAAACAGGCACGTGTCGCCCACCGCCCCGTGCGACCCCCCGGGAAGGTCCGCGGTCCCGACGTGACGACGCCGCCGGCCGGGCTGGGCGGGAGCGGACGGCGCCGGGGCGCCCCGCGTGCCCAGTGCCGCCCGCAGCCTCGGGGAAGCGGCTCCGCGTGTAGCGACTCTCCGGTCGGGCCGCGTTTAGTTTCTCCGCAGCCGAACCGGCCTTCGCGGGCGGCTCCCGAGTCCTCCCGCTGCGGGCGTCGGCGCTGCGGGTCTTCGCGGGGCGCGTGGCCAAGGTCCCGGGCGGCGGACGCGGCCCGAGGTGGAGAGATCCCGGCGGCTTGCGGAGGTCGAGGCGTCGCGGCAGGACCTCGGCGGTGAGGACGAGGTCAGGCTTGTCTTTCCCGCCGGCCGCTGTGGGCCTTCGTGTTTGTCCGAGTTGCCGCCCTGTTGTGCCCTCGTGTGTGAGGCCTGGGGGTGCGTTTCCCTTTACGTCCGTCTCCCTTCACGGCTTTTACagaaaagcggggggggggggggggggggggggcggggctgtgTAATGTTACGTTTTAGTGAAATATGTCATtttaccttcttaaaaaaaaaaccactttattttatttattttttaaaaagctccgtgctcgatgtggggcttgaacgcCAAGATCCAGGGTCACATGCTGGGCCAActggccaggtgcccctcattttgctttttagtaacaattctcttttttttctccagagctaatttgaaagagagaagaccTGTAAGAAGGCGTGTGGAAGCATCTCTCAGTCTGCGTAACTGTAAGCAGCTGAGGGAAAACTGATCCCAACAAAGGTAACGAAAACTGAAGCAGGTTTATGTGTGTGTCATCAGTTCCACCCAGAAGTCGAATCCTCCGTGGAGTTGAAGGACTGTGCGCCTTTCCTGCGAGGATGacttttcagtttaattttactgtagaaaaccttctggaaagtgaATCCACACCCCGTGGAGATGGAGCTTTGGCCCTGGATTCCTCCAAAGAGTCTTCAGTCTCAGAAAGTGAAAAAGGTCGACGTAGGGGCAGAAAACGTTCTACAGAGCAGCTTGAGTGGCCTCAGGATCATTTGTGGGAGCATAAGCCAGTGGGCAGCGCAGCTCCCTCTCAAGACACAAACGGCTCAGTCCCTGCCGCAAACAGCTCAGGCAACCTGGAGCCACATGAGAAACATCGCGGCGTGAGAGTGGCCAGAGAGCATCCTGTGCCCGAAGACGTAACGAAAGTGCTAGAAAACAAAGTCGTGGAAACATTACCAGGTCCCCAGCATGTTAATGTATCCGTCGTGAAAACCATCTTGTTGAAAGAGAACGTCGCTGGAGAAAACATAGTGTCACAAAGCATTTCTTCTCACTCCGATCTGATTTCTGGGGTTTATGAAGGAGGCTTAAAAATCTGGGAGTGTACCTTTGACCTACTGGCTTATTTCACAAAGGCCCAGGTAAAATTTGCTGGGAAGAAAGTGTTGGATCTTGGCTGTGGATCCGGGTTGCTGGGTATAGCGGCATTCAAGGGAGGGGCCCGAGAAATTCATTTTCAAGATTATAACAGTACGGTGATTGATGAAGTGACCTTACCTAATGTAGTGGCTAACTTTACTGTGGAAGATGAAGGAAATGACGTAAATGAACCCGATGTGAAACGACGCAGGAAATCAAAGATAGCACAAGAATTATGTAAATGCCGGTTATTTTCAGGGGAGTGGTCTGAGTTTTGTAAGCTTATACTAAGTAGTGAAaccttctttgaaaaatatgatCTCATTCTCACCTCAGAAACCATTTACAATCCCGATTATTACAGTACTTTGCACCAGACATTCCTTGGATTGTTAGATAAGAACGGACGGGTGCTTTTAGCAAGCAAAGCACATTATTTTGGTGTAGGTGGAGGCACTTACCTCTTTCAGAAGTTCGTGGAAGAAAGGAATGTGTTTGAGACCAGAACACTTGAAATAATTGATGAAGGACTAAAGAGATTCCTAATTGAAATGACTTTTAAGTAACCGATTTATTGTCCACTGAGtgtcctaagtgaaataaacagcATAGCCAAAAACTTGTTTCGAATATTTGATTTCTgctttgctattattttttaaattacgatgtttgtttgtttatccaagTAATATACCAGCTATATTAATAACATGTACTTGCTAGGGAAGATGGAATAAATAGTGTCCTGAGCATTTGATGAGATCTAGGAGATTATTTTGTGGGAACATTTCCTGTTCtctacctttattttatttggccTTTCTACCATCTTTGACATTACATAAATTTGTTCTCAGGGAAacttaacatttctttctttttctttttttaaaagatgttatgtatttatttgacagagagagagaaagtgagcataagcagggtgagctgcagagggagagggagaagcagactacccgcggagcagggagcccgatgcggggctctataccaggaccctgagatcatgacctgagttgaaggcggatgcttaaccgactaagccacccaggtgcctcagcacTTGGTATTTTTAGTTTGAACTTCTTCCCAGTCTTCATTAGTTCCTGTTTATACGAAGTGCCTGTGGTCAGATGACCTTGCCATTAATTCTAAGGCCATACAGATGTATCACTAAATGGTATGAACCTAAATACTAGACTGAACACCTTAGGTAATTAGgaagaagttttttattttttgtattcacTTATCTCCTATAAGAGTAAGAATTCTAAGCACTTCAATTCACACTGAGATGGGAGAAATAAAGGGGAATCGTGATAGTATAAAAGTTACACagaaaacccaattaaaaaaaaaaaacaaaaaacccccaccaaTTGATAACCTAAATTTTCACCTCAAGACACCAAAAAAAGACAAGCAAACTAAACCCAacaggcagaaagaaggaaataaagattaaagcagaggtCACCAAATAGAGAATAGAGGAACAATAGATAAAATTCAACAAAACCCAAAGTGgggtctttgaaaagatcaacacaCTTGCCAAATCTTCAGCTAGGCTGATCAAGAAAAAGtatcaaattattaaaatcagtaataaaagaGGGAGTATTACTAGTGACCTTACAGAAATGAAAGAGCTTCTAAGGAAATTAGGCAAGATTGAACTAAGTGAAAAGACACTGTGTTCAGGGGCTGGGAGACAGTATTGTTAATTCCCCAAATTGAGTCCCTAAGAAAGCCTCCTGTCACTCAcacaccaacatttgttatctcttgtctctTTCATGGTAATCACTCCGTGGCTTCTATGAACTTGCAAATTACCTTTTACAACCTTAAAAGACACAAAAGCCAAGTGTTGAGCTCTATTGAATTTAGAATTAAGCCTTTGGATCTCTGTATGGCATTGCGGAAGCCAGATTTtgaaattaaactttttaatttttctaaaaaaagattttatttgagagagagggagaagcagactcccctgctaagcagggtgcccaatgtggagcttgattccaggatcctgagatcatgacctgagctgaaggctgacgcttaatgaactgagccacccagatgcccctaaactttttaaattttgataactATGGATTCATATGGGagaatatatgtgaaaaataatacaaagagatTTTGTATTCCCAATGGTGACATTTGCAAAACTATGGTACAGTATTACAACTAGAAAATTGACATTGATATTGTCAAAATAGAAGAGTTTCATCAACACAGAGGTTCCtctgttgtccttttttttctttctttcttttttttttctttttcctcgcTCGTTCCTTCCTTTCCTAACCCCCTGGAAACTATAGCCCTGTTCATCTCTATAATTTGTCATTTAAAGCATGTCATACACAGGTGCCCccgtggcacagtcagttaagcgtccaactctccggttttggctcagatcgtgatttcagggttgtggtctcagggtagtgagatcaagccacCCGTCGGGTTCCACTCCCTGCAGAGTCTGCCAAAGACCCTCTCCTTCTCCACGCCAGCACCCCCATCCCACTCTCtcctgtcttgctctctctctaaagtaaatccttaaaacatccttttaaaaataaataaaaataaaaactggaaccGCACCGTTTGTCACCTTTtggaattaatttatttcagttaacataatCTAATCATCTAATGTCATTGCATTTATCAATAGGTTGTtccttttgggggcgcctgggtggctcagtgggttaaagcctctgccttccgctcgggtcacgatcccagggtcctgggatggagccccgcatctgggctctctgctctgcagggagcctgcttc
This window contains:
- the C17H1orf112 gene encoding uncharacterized protein C1orf112 homolog isoform X3; translation: MSEGRAAPLEELRSWPEELCRRELPSVLPRLLSMYQHSDDWIEHIQILKVIVEMFLPHVNHLTLEETFFSQVLPKTVKLFDDMMYELTSQARGLSSHNLEIQTTLRNILQTMVQLLAALTGCVQHVCATQDSIILENIHSLPSSILHVIKSTFVHCKFQIFSRLFSRRPIVFKSS
- the METTL18 gene encoding histidine protein methyltransferase 1 homolog — translated: MCVSSVPPRSRILRGVEGLCAFPARMTFQFNFTVENLLESESTPRGDGALALDSSKESSVSESEKGRRRGRKRSTEQLEWPQDHLWEHKPVGSAAPSQDTNGSVPAANSSGNLEPHEKHRGVRVAREHPVPEDVTKVLENKVVETLPGPQHVNVSVVKTILLKENVAGENIVSQSISSHSDLISGVYEGGLKIWECTFDLLAYFTKAQVKFAGKKVLDLGCGSGLLGIAAFKGGAREIHFQDYNSTVIDEVTLPNVVANFTVEDEGNDVNEPDVKRRRKSKIAQELCKCRLFSGEWSEFCKLILSSETFFEKYDLILTSETIYNPDYYSTLHQTFLGLLDKNGRVLLASKAHYFGVGGGTYLFQKFVEERNVFETRTLEIIDEGLKRFLIEMTFK